A single Triticum dicoccoides isolate Atlit2015 ecotype Zavitan chromosome 2A, WEW_v2.0, whole genome shotgun sequence DNA region contains:
- the LOC119353179 gene encoding uncharacterized protein LOC119353179, producing the protein MAVSSPAPEPPRRAGKWRRGNRKVINGYIEEARAALAAAAARDGDGGDDSAAAAALGLVGAVLEMSPRMEAALELRARALLALRRYRDVAEMLRDYIPSCAKSCAGDDTATSSSSASCSSGSGDLACASRAGLLSPGRELSVSGAGASRFLCCLDVSEIKRRVVAGLSRSSEAETQWRYLVLGQACFHLGLMEDAVVLLQTGRRLATAAFRRESVCWSEDSFSPSNSTANVPAASRRAPSKYSQASGMPPASEADSVSQLLAHVKLLLRRRAAAVAALDAGLPAEAVRHFNKVLDARRGGVLPHSFATACLVGRAAAFRASGRPADAIADCNRALALDPAFIPALRARADLLESVGAIPDSLRDLDHLKLLYDAALRDGKLPGPSWRPQGGVRQREIAGAHRELVARVQQLRARVAAGDGCNVDYYALLGVPRGCARSEVVRAHLLLTLKLKPDRSASFAERLELVDEHRDLDAVRDQARMSALFLYRMLQKGYSHIMSAVLDEEAAARQRAREDAAAAALAASVAAAAASATKQAEEEAAASAAMQQQQEEESAAVPEIPETESVRCENIAEPETIAPPSPQTPRLSAAAMSPMFQGAFCRDMAVVGTLLSRGRFDRPPMAVKCEAMSC; encoded by the exons ATGGCTGTGTCGTCCCCCGCTCCggagccgccgaggagggccggCAAGTGGCGCCGCGGCAACAGAAAG GTGATCAACGGGTACATCGAAGAGGCGCGGGCGGCTCtggcggccgcggcggcgcgggacggcgacGGCGGGGATGACTCGGCGGCGGCCGCCGCGCTCGGGCTGGTCGGCGCGGTGCTGGAGATGTCGCCGCGCATGGAGGCCGCGCTCGAGCTCCGGGCGCGCGCGCTGCTCGCGCTCCGCCGCTACCGGGACGTCGCCGAGATGCTCCGCGACTACATTCCCAGCTGCGCCAAGTCCTGCGCAGGGGACGacaccgccacctcctcctcctcggcgtccTGCTCGTCCGGCTCCGGCGACCTCGCCTGCGCGTCCCGCGCGGGGCTTCTCTCCCCGGGCCGTGAGCTCTCCGTCTCCGGCGCCGGGGCCTCCCGGTTCCTCTGCTGCCTCGACGTCTCCGAGATCAAGCGCCGCGTCGTCGCCGGCCTCTCCAGGAGCTCCGAGGCCGAGACCCAGTGGAG GTACTTGGTCTTGGGTCAGGCTTGCTTCCATCTCGGCTTGATGGAGGACGCCGTGGTGCTCCTCCAGaccggccgccgcctcgccacaGCCGCGTTCCGCCGCGAGAGCGTGTGCTGGTCGGAGGATAGCTTCTCGCCGTCCAACTCGACGGCCAATGTGCCCGCTGCCAGCAGAAGGGCGCCGTCCAAGTACAGCCAGGCGTCCGGGATGCCGCCGGCGAGCGAGGCGGACTCGGTGTCTCAGCTCCTGGCGCACGTGAAGCTCCTGCTTCGCCGCCGCGCCGCAGCGGTGGCCGCGCTGGACGCCGGCCTCCCCGCCGAGGCCGTGCGCCATTTCAACAAGGTGCTCGACGCGCGCCGCGGCGGCGTGCTCCCGCACTCCTTCGCCACGGCCTGCCTGGTGGGCCGCGCCGCGGCGTTCCGCGCGTCCGGGCGgccggccgacgccatcgccgactGCAACCGCGCGCTGGCGCTCGACCCGGCCTTCATCCCGGCGCTGCGCGCGCGCGCCGACCTGCTCGAGTCCGTGGGCGCGATCCCCGACAGCCTCCGCGACCTGGACCACCTGAAGCTGCTCTACGACGCGGCGCTCCGCGACGGGAAGCTGCCGGGGCCGAGCTGGCGGCCGCAGGGCGGCGTCCGGCAGCGCGAGATCGCCGGGGCGCACCGCGAGCTGGTGGCCCGCGTCCAGCAGCTCCGCGCCCGCGTGGCCGCCGGCGACGGGTGCAACGTGGACTACTACGCGCTCCTGGGGGTGCCGCGCGGCTGCGCGCGGTCGGAGGTGGTGCGCGCGCACCTCCTGCTGACGCTGAAGCTGAAGCCGGACCGGTCGGCGTCGTTCGCGGAGCGGCTGGAGCTGGTGGACGAGCACCGCGACCTGGACGCCGTGCGCGACCAGGCCCGCATGTCGGCCCTGTTCCTCTACCGGATGCTGCAGAAGGGCTACTCGCACATCATGTCCGCCGTGCTGGACGAGGAGGCCGCCGCGCGGCAGAGGGCCAGggaagacgccgccgccgccgcattggcTGCCTCCGTGGCCGCCGCCGCAGCGTCGGCGACCAAGCAGGCAGAAGAAGAAGCCGCAGCGTCAGCGGCcatgcaacaacaacaagaagaagaatcaGCAGCCGTGCCGGAGATTCCCGAGACAGAGAGTGTCCGCTGCGAGAACATCGCGGAGCCGGAAACGATCGCGCCGCCGTCACCGCAGACACCGAGGCTGAGCGCGGCGGCGATGAGCCCGATGTTCCAGGGTGCGTTCTGCCGCGACATGGCGGTGGTCGGGACGCTGCTGTCCCGCGGCCGGTTCGACCGGCCGCCGATGGCGGTCAAGTGCGAGGCGATGAGCTGCTGA